One segment of Pleomorphomonas sp. PLEO DNA contains the following:
- the murJ gene encoding murein biosynthesis integral membrane protein MurJ: MSLVKNFVTVGGATLSSRLLGFVRDVFMANMLGSGPIADAFFVAFRLPNLFRRLFAEGAFSSAFVPLFARALTEGGKTAARALAEDILAIFLLVLVVVTALAEVGAPWLVGVLAPGFIDDPQKFAAAEFMTRVMFPYLACMSLTAMAAGMLQSFGRFAVAAFAPSLLNVILVAALILIWWENWAGTPEAAYTLSWAVCLSGVAQLIAVAGSLLWIGFPVSLTRPRYNDNVRRFVRLGIPGVISGGITQINIVVGTIIASMQASAVSWLYFADRIYQLPLGVIGVAIGIVLLPDLTRRVRTETAESIFHTQNRALEFAMALTLPATVALLAIPYTIMRVLFERGAFTAADTLATANALIAFTVGLPAFVAIKVFQPSFYAREDTRTPTVQGGISVAVNVVASLALFPFIGHVGIAAATSLAAWVNALMLVIELHRRGHFRADALLVRRLVLLAIASLLMGVALILGENLVDAHLHGGRQFVQGFWLLGLCMFGMAVYGLATVLTGAVDVRRYARAVLDRGRR; the protein is encoded by the coding sequence ATGAGTCTGGTCAAAAACTTCGTGACGGTGGGTGGCGCCACGCTGTCCTCTCGCCTGCTCGGTTTCGTGCGCGACGTGTTCATGGCCAACATGCTTGGTTCGGGACCGATCGCCGACGCCTTTTTCGTCGCGTTCCGTCTGCCCAACCTGTTCCGCCGCCTGTTCGCCGAGGGCGCCTTCTCCTCGGCCTTCGTGCCGCTGTTCGCCCGGGCGCTCACCGAGGGCGGCAAGACGGCGGCGCGAGCCCTTGCCGAGGACATTCTCGCCATCTTCCTGCTGGTGCTGGTCGTGGTAACTGCCCTGGCCGAAGTGGGAGCGCCCTGGCTGGTCGGCGTGCTGGCGCCGGGCTTCATCGACGACCCGCAGAAATTCGCCGCCGCCGAATTCATGACACGCGTGATGTTTCCGTATCTCGCCTGCATGTCGCTGACCGCCATGGCGGCGGGCATGCTGCAATCCTTCGGGCGTTTCGCGGTCGCGGCCTTCGCGCCGTCCCTGCTCAACGTCATTCTGGTGGCAGCCCTGATCCTCATCTGGTGGGAGAACTGGGCCGGCACGCCGGAAGCCGCCTATACGCTCTCCTGGGCGGTCTGCCTTTCGGGCGTCGCTCAACTGATCGCCGTGGCGGGCTCGCTGTTGTGGATCGGCTTTCCGGTGTCGCTGACGCGGCCGCGTTACAACGACAACGTCCGCCGCTTCGTCCGCCTCGGCATTCCCGGGGTGATCTCCGGTGGTATTACCCAGATCAACATCGTGGTCGGCACCATTATCGCCTCGATGCAGGCGAGCGCGGTGTCCTGGCTCTACTTCGCTGACCGCATCTACCAGCTGCCGCTCGGGGTGATCGGCGTCGCCATCGGCATCGTGCTGTTACCGGATCTTACCCGCCGCGTTCGCACCGAAACGGCGGAAAGCATTTTCCACACCCAAAACCGGGCGCTGGAATTCGCCATGGCGCTGACGCTGCCTGCCACGGTGGCGCTTCTCGCCATTCCCTACACCATCATGCGCGTGCTGTTCGAACGTGGCGCCTTCACCGCCGCCGATACGCTCGCCACCGCCAACGCCCTGATCGCCTTTACAGTCGGCCTGCCGGCCTTCGTCGCCATCAAGGTATTCCAGCCATCCTTCTACGCCCGCGAGGACACCCGTACGCCGACCGTGCAGGGCGGCATCTCCGTGGCCGTCAATGTCGTCGCCTCGCTGGCGCTGTTTCCCTTCATCGGCCACGTCGGCATCGCCGCGGCGACGTCGCTTGCCGCCTGGGTCAACGCGCTGATGCTGGTGATCGAACTCCACCGTCGCGGCCATTTCCGCGCCGATGCGCTGCTGGTTCGACGCCTTGTGCTGCTGGCCATTGCCAGCCTGCTGATGGGAGTGGCGCTGATCCTCGGCGAAAACCTTGTCGACGCCCATCTCCATGGTGGCCGTCAGTTCGTCCAAGGCTTCTGGCTGCTCGGCCTTTGCATGTTCGGCATGGCGGTCTACGGGCTCGCCACCGTGCTGACCGGCGCCGTCGATGTTCGCCGCTACGCGCGCGCTGTGCTCGATCGCGGCCGGCGCTGA
- the trpS gene encoding tryptophan--tRNA ligase — protein sequence MPFKPLVFSGVQPTGNLHLGNYLGAIKRFVEMQATHDCIYCVVDEHAITVWQDPFELRRQIREVTAAFLAAGIDPKTHIVFNQSQVPEHAELAWVFNCVARMGWLNRMTQFKEKAGKDRENVSVGLFAYPSLMAADILVYRATHVPVGEDQKQHLELTRDIATKFNNDFSASIVAQGHSAEDGYFPLPEPLTQGPAPRVMSLRDGTKKMSKSDPSDYSRINLTDDRDAIATKIRKARTDPEPLPSEIDGLKERPDADNLVTIYAALAGMTREAVLADHGGSQFSAFKPALADLAVSVLSPINDRMKALMAEPDHIDAILADGSERAGAIAGKVMDEVRDIVGFIQSRKRR from the coding sequence ATGCCTTTCAAGCCTCTTGTCTTCTCCGGCGTGCAACCGACCGGCAATCTTCATCTCGGCAATTATCTCGGCGCCATCAAGCGCTTCGTGGAAATGCAGGCGACCCACGACTGCATCTACTGCGTGGTCGACGAGCACGCCATCACCGTCTGGCAGGATCCGTTCGAGCTCCGCCGCCAAATCCGCGAAGTGACGGCCGCCTTCCTCGCCGCCGGCATCGATCCGAAGACGCATATCGTCTTCAATCAGAGCCAGGTGCCGGAGCATGCCGAACTCGCCTGGGTGTTCAATTGCGTCGCCCGCATGGGCTGGCTCAACCGCATGACGCAGTTCAAGGAAAAGGCAGGCAAGGACCGTGAGAACGTGTCGGTGGGCCTGTTCGCCTATCCGAGCCTGATGGCCGCCGACATCCTCGTCTACCGAGCGACGCATGTTCCGGTCGGCGAAGACCAGAAGCAGCACCTCGAGCTCACCCGCGACATTGCCACGAAGTTCAACAACGACTTCTCCGCGTCGATCGTCGCCCAGGGCCACAGTGCCGAGGATGGCTATTTCCCGCTGCCTGAGCCGCTGACGCAAGGCCCGGCACCGCGCGTCATGAGCCTGCGCGACGGCACCAAGAAGATGTCGAAATCCGATCCCTCGGACTATTCGCGCATCAACCTCACCGACGACCGCGACGCCATCGCCACGAAGATCCGCAAGGCCCGCACCGATCCAGAGCCGCTGCCTTCGGAGATCGATGGTCTCAAGGAGCGCCCCGACGCCGACAACCTCGTCACCATCTACGCCGCGCTGGCGGGTATGACGCGGGAAGCGGTGCTGGCAGACCATGGTGGGTCGCAGTTCTCCGCCTTCAAGCCGGCGCTCGCTGATCTTGCCGTGTCGGTCCTGTCGCCGATCAACGACAGGATGAAGGCGCTGATGGCCGAGCCCGACCATATCGACGCCATCCTGGCCGATGGTTCGGAGCGGGCCGGTGCCATCGCCGGCAAGGTGATGGACGAGGTCCGCGACATCGTCGGCTTCATTCAGAGCCGCAAGCGGCGCTGA
- a CDS encoding 2,3-bisphosphoglycerate-dependent phosphoglycerate mutase, translated as MSRILVLVRHGQSEWNLLNLFTGWKDPDLTPLGVKEATAAGTRLKALGYKYDIAYTSVLTRAQHTLNLILGEVGQPNLETIKDQALNERDYGELTGLNKDDARAKWGEEQVHIWRRSFDVPPPGGESLKNTAERTLPYFNAEILPRVLKGENVLVAAHGNSLRSIIMDLEKLTGDEIVARELNTGEPIVYELNEDGSIKSKKVLAA; from the coding sequence ATGAGCCGCATTCTGGTCCTCGTCCGCCACGGCCAGTCCGAGTGGAACCTGCTCAACCTGTTCACCGGCTGGAAGGATCCCGACCTGACCCCGCTGGGTGTCAAGGAAGCGACCGCCGCCGGCACGCGCCTCAAGGCGCTCGGCTACAAGTATGACATTGCCTACACCTCGGTTCTGACGCGCGCCCAGCACACGCTGAACCTCATCCTGGGCGAAGTCGGCCAGCCGAACCTTGAGACCATCAAGGACCAGGCCCTCAACGAGCGCGACTATGGCGAACTGACCGGCCTCAACAAGGACGACGCTCGCGCCAAGTGGGGCGAGGAGCAGGTGCACATTTGGCGCCGTTCGTTCGACGTTCCGCCTCCGGGCGGCGAGAGCCTGAAGAACACTGCCGAGCGCACGCTGCCCTATTTCAATGCCGAGATCCTGCCGCGCGTCCTCAAGGGCGAGAACGTGCTGGTCGCCGCCCACGGCAACTCGCTGCGCTCGATCATCATGGACCTCGAGAAGCTGACCGGCGACGAGATCGTCGCTCGCGAGCTCAACACTGGCGAGCCGATCGTCTACGAGCTCAACGAGGATGGCTCGATCAAGTCGAAGAAGGTCCTGGCGGCCTGA
- a CDS encoding alpha/beta hydrolase has product MSDRSISITMPDDGRIIRGRILDGAGPAIVWLGGFRSDMTGTKAEAVAAWGRQHGRKVVRFDYSGHGESGGAFEDGGIGRWFTEAKAVIAAEAGQDFVAVGSSMGGWMALLLAREHPVGLKGAVLVAPAPDFTEKLFYPALPPKARARVDAGETIEVPGEYGGPAYRLTADFFRDGARHNLLDAPLRLGVPVIIIQGMADTSVPYAHAQCIVDRLVDDDVVLTLVKDGDHRLSRPSDIALILDAIGRVTEQ; this is encoded by the coding sequence ATGTCGGATCGGTCCATCAGCATCACCATGCCGGACGATGGCCGGATCATTCGTGGCCGGATTCTCGATGGCGCCGGCCCGGCGATTGTCTGGCTCGGCGGCTTCCGCTCCGACATGACCGGCACAAAAGCCGAAGCGGTGGCGGCCTGGGGCCGTCAGCATGGCCGCAAGGTGGTGCGCTTCGATTATTCCGGACATGGCGAGTCGGGCGGCGCGTTCGAAGACGGCGGCATCGGCCGATGGTTCACTGAGGCAAAGGCGGTGATCGCCGCCGAGGCCGGGCAGGACTTCGTCGCCGTCGGCTCATCGATGGGTGGCTGGATGGCTCTGCTCCTGGCGCGCGAGCATCCTGTCGGGCTTAAGGGGGCGGTGCTTGTCGCGCCGGCGCCCGACTTTACCGAGAAGCTGTTCTATCCGGCGCTGCCGCCGAAGGCGCGCGCTCGTGTTGATGCCGGCGAGACAATCGAGGTGCCGGGCGAATACGGCGGTCCGGCCTATCGCCTCACCGCCGATTTCTTCCGTGACGGTGCGCGGCACAATCTTCTCGACGCGCCGCTCCGCCTCGGGGTTCCTGTGATCATCATTCAGGGCATGGCCGACACTTCGGTGCCCTACGCGCATGCGCAATGCATCGTCGATCGGCTGGTTGACGACGACGTGGTGTTGACGCTGGTGAAAGACGGCGATCACCGGCTGTCGCGACCGTCGGATATTGCGCTCATTCTCGATGCTATCGGCCGTGTGACCGAGCAATGA
- the nth gene encoding endonuclease III, translated as MPPTRPMGAAEIEELFATFKAANPEPRGELHAVNPYTLLVAVTLSAQTTDAGVNRATRPLFEAVDTPQKMLALGEDRLREAIKTIGLYRNKAKNVIALSDILVREHGGEVPHDREALEALPGVGRKTANVVLNIAFGEPTIAVDTHVFRVANRLGLAPGRTPIAVELGLEKVVPKAYLQHAHHWLILHGRYVCKARRPECERCIVADLCRSPEKRFPMA; from the coding sequence ATTCCGCCGACCCGGCCGATGGGCGCCGCGGAGATCGAGGAATTGTTCGCTACTTTCAAGGCGGCCAATCCGGAGCCGCGCGGCGAACTCCATGCCGTCAACCCGTATACGCTCCTGGTCGCCGTGACATTGTCGGCCCAGACCACTGATGCCGGCGTCAACAGGGCGACGCGACCACTGTTCGAGGCCGTCGATACGCCTCAAAAGATGCTGGCGCTCGGCGAAGACCGTCTGCGGGAGGCCATCAAGACCATCGGCCTTTACCGCAACAAGGCAAAGAACGTCATTGCGCTCTCGGATATTCTGGTGCGCGAGCATGGTGGCGAGGTGCCGCACGACAGGGAGGCCTTGGAGGCGCTGCCGGGCGTCGGCCGCAAGACGGCCAACGTTGTCCTCAACATTGCCTTCGGCGAGCCGACCATTGCCGTCGATACCCACGTCTTCCGCGTCGCCAACCGGCTAGGGCTTGCGCCCGGCCGGACGCCGATCGCTGTTGAACTCGGCTTGGAAAAGGTGGTGCCGAAAGCCTACCTTCAGCACGCCCATCATTGGCTCATCCTGCACGGCCGCTACGTCTGCAAGGCCCGGCGACCGGAATGCGAGCGGTGTATTGTCGCCGATCTCTGCCGGAGCCCGGAAAAACGGTTCCCGATGGCGTAA
- a CDS encoding malonic semialdehyde reductase yields the protein MSALLADDTLDRLFRDGRSFNGFLDKVVTDETLKTLAELVILGPTEANTLPGRFVFVKSPEAKEKLLAAMAPGNQAKTKTAPVSVIVGYDLDFYENLPKTFPHADARSWYAGSPDERLQFSALRSASLQAGYLTTAARALGLDVGPMAGFDAATLDAAFFPNSRVRTFLVVNLGYGDKASLFPRLPRLSFDEYARIV from the coding sequence ATGTCCGCTCTTCTTGCCGATGACACGCTCGACCGCCTGTTTCGCGACGGCCGCTCTTTCAACGGCTTCCTCGATAAGGTGGTTACCGACGAGACGCTGAAGACGCTCGCCGAACTGGTAATCCTCGGCCCCACCGAGGCCAACACCCTGCCCGGTCGCTTCGTGTTCGTGAAATCGCCCGAGGCCAAGGAAAAGTTGCTCGCTGCCATGGCGCCGGGCAACCAGGCCAAGACGAAGACCGCGCCGGTCTCGGTGATTGTCGGCTATGACCTCGATTTCTACGAGAACCTGCCAAAGACCTTCCCGCACGCCGATGCGCGCTCCTGGTACGCCGGCTCGCCGGATGAGCGGTTGCAGTTCTCGGCGTTGCGCTCGGCGTCGCTGCAGGCTGGCTACCTCACCACGGCGGCACGGGCTCTGGGCCTCGACGTAGGCCCAATGGCTGGCTTCGATGCCGCCACCCTCGACGCCGCCTTCTTCCCCAACAGCCGCGTCCGAACCTTCCTGGTGGTCAATCTCGGCTATGGCGACAAGGCGTCGCTATTCCCGCGCCTGCCGCGCCTTTCCTTCGACGAATACGCCCGCATTGTCTGA
- a CDS encoding NifU family protein, with amino-acid sequence MFIQTESTPNPATLKFLPGRVVLEGSPREFLTPEQATVSPLAGALFEISEVTGVFFGADFITVTSKDGDWAHLKPAVLGVIMEHFMSGAPILTTVETTAGAEDFDPADAETVSSIKELLDTRVRPAVAADGGDITFRAFKDGVVYLNMRGACAGCPSSTATLRNGIQNLLRHFLPDVREVRAVA; translated from the coding sequence ATGTTTATCCAGACCGAGTCCACACCCAATCCGGCCACGTTGAAATTCCTGCCCGGGCGGGTCGTCCTCGAAGGCAGCCCGCGCGAATTCCTGACACCCGAACAAGCGACTGTGTCACCTCTCGCCGGCGCTCTGTTCGAAATTTCCGAGGTGACCGGCGTATTCTTCGGTGCCGATTTCATCACGGTGACCAGCAAGGATGGCGATTGGGCGCATCTGAAGCCCGCAGTGCTCGGTGTCATCATGGAGCACTTCATGTCCGGTGCGCCGATTCTGACAACCGTCGAGACGACGGCCGGTGCCGAGGACTTCGATCCGGCCGACGCCGAGACGGTTTCGTCGATCAAGGAGCTGCTCGATACGCGCGTCCGTCCGGCCGTGGCGGCTGACGGCGGAGACATCACTTTCCGCGCTTTCAAGGACGGCGTCGTCTATCTCAATATGCGCGGCGCCTGTGCCGGTTGCCCGTCCTCGACGGCGACGCTCAGGAACGGCATTCAGAATCTGCTGCGCCACTTCCTGCCGGATGTGCGCGAAGTGCGGGCCGTGGCCTGA
- the dapB gene encoding 4-hydroxy-tetrahydrodipicolinate reductase, whose protein sequence is MSDMKLVVVGAGGRMGRTLVRTISETAGVTVHAAIERAGSALIGEDAGVLAGIGEIGVPLTTDALAAVVGAEGILDFTTPSATLEFAELAAQARIAHVIGTTGCTAEDEAKIDAAARHATIVKSGNMSVGVNLLALLVERAAKVLGPEFDVEILEMHHRHKVDAPSGTALLLGEAAARGRDIKLDDYAVRSRDGYTGPRPQGAIGFATLRGGSVVGEHTVYLAGAGERLELRHVAEDRAQFAKGAVRAALWARGRKPGRYDMADVLGLKD, encoded by the coding sequence ATGTCGGACATGAAGCTCGTAGTCGTTGGCGCCGGCGGACGCATGGGACGCACGCTGGTGCGCACCATCTCCGAAACGGCGGGTGTAACAGTGCATGCCGCCATCGAGCGCGCGGGCAGCGCACTGATCGGCGAGGATGCCGGCGTGCTGGCCGGCATCGGTGAAATTGGCGTGCCGCTGACGACCGATGCGCTGGCGGCCGTGGTTGGTGCCGAGGGTATCCTCGATTTCACCACGCCATCGGCTACCCTGGAATTTGCCGAATTGGCCGCTCAGGCGCGTATCGCCCACGTCATCGGCACCACCGGCTGCACCGCTGAAGACGAGGCAAAGATCGACGCCGCCGCCCGCCACGCAACCATCGTCAAGTCCGGCAACATGAGCGTTGGCGTCAACCTCCTGGCCTTGCTGGTCGAGCGGGCCGCCAAGGTGCTTGGGCCGGAATTCGACGTCGAGATCCTGGAGATGCATCATCGCCACAAGGTGGACGCACCCTCCGGGACCGCGCTCTTGCTCGGTGAGGCCGCGGCGCGCGGCCGCGATATCAAGCTCGATGATTACGCGGTTCGCTCCCGCGACGGCTACACCGGTCCCCGCCCGCAGGGCGCCATTGGCTTTGCCACGCTGCGCGGCGGGTCGGTGGTTGGCGAACACACTGTCTATCTTGCGGGAGCCGGTGAACGGCTGGAACTGAGGCATGTCGCGGAAGACCGGGCGCAGTTTGCCAAGGGAGCGGTCCGCGCCGCGCTCTGGGCACGCGGCCGCAAGCCGGGACGCTATGACATGGCCGACGTGCTCGGCCTCAAGGATTGA
- a CDS encoding methylated-DNA--[protein]-cysteine S-methyltransferase, with protein MAGEVTLDRDHSDYVLVRDTIRFISERWRDQPELETIAAAVGTDAGHLHRLFTRWAGLTPKAFVQALTLDEARRMLDQSSSILDTAYEVGLSGPGRLHDLFVTHEAMSPGAYKARGAGVTVAYGFHSSPFGTALVMATDRGLAGIAFADPGEEQKAFQDMSARWPAATYVQDEVVTAPYARQVFDPTVWSQDRPIRLVFIGSDFEVRVWETLLRIPLGKATTYSDIARHIGNPNAARAVGSAVGRNPLSFVVPCHRVLGREGDLCGYHWGLTRKKAILGWETGLARRLGGAEVERG; from the coding sequence ATGGCAGGCGAAGTAACGCTCGATCGCGACCATAGCGACTATGTTCTCGTGCGCGACACCATTCGTTTCATCTCGGAGCGCTGGCGCGACCAGCCCGAGCTTGAAACCATTGCCGCCGCCGTCGGCACCGACGCCGGGCACCTGCATCGTCTGTTCACCCGTTGGGCTGGCCTGACGCCAAAGGCTTTCGTGCAGGCATTGACCCTGGACGAGGCGCGACGAATGCTCGATCAGTCGTCGTCGATTCTCGACACGGCTTACGAGGTCGGACTGTCCGGACCAGGCCGACTGCACGATCTCTTCGTCACGCACGAGGCCATGAGCCCAGGCGCCTACAAGGCACGTGGGGCGGGCGTTACAGTCGCCTATGGGTTCCACTCTTCGCCCTTCGGAACGGCACTGGTGATGGCGACAGACCGAGGACTTGCCGGCATCGCTTTTGCCGACCCCGGCGAGGAGCAGAAGGCGTTCCAGGACATGTCGGCCCGCTGGCCGGCCGCCACCTATGTTCAGGACGAAGTGGTGACGGCGCCCTACGCGCGGCAGGTGTTCGACCCGACGGTATGGTCGCAGGACCGGCCAATCCGGCTGGTGTTCATCGGCTCCGACTTCGAAGTCCGCGTGTGGGAGACGCTGCTCCGCATTCCGCTCGGCAAGGCGACGACCTATTCCGACATCGCCCGCCATATCGGCAACCCCAACGCAGCGCGGGCCGTCGGCTCGGCGGTCGGCCGAAACCCCCTGTCCTTCGTCGTGCCCTGCCACCGCGTGCTCGGTCGCGAAGGCGATCTTTGCGGCTACCACTGGGGCCTCACCCGCAAGAAGGCCATTCTCGGATGGGAAACCGGTCTTGCCCGCCGACTCGGCGGCGCCGAGGTGGAGAGAGGCTGA